The following coding sequences lie in one Sorex araneus isolate mSorAra2 chromosome 4, mSorAra2.pri, whole genome shotgun sequence genomic window:
- the LOC101549946 gene encoding profilin-1, with product MAGWNAYIDNLMADGTCQDAAIVGYKDSPSVWAAVPGKTFVNITPAEVGVLVGKDRSSFFVNGLTLGGQKCSVIRDSLLQDGEFTMDLRTKSTGGAPTFNITVTMTAKTLVLLMGKEGVHGGMINKKCYEMASHLRRAQY from the coding sequence ATGGCCGGGTGGAACGCCTATATCGACAACCTCATGGCGGACGGGACCTGTCAGGACGCGGCCATCGTGGGCTATAAGGACTCGCCCTCTGTGTGGGCCGCCGTCCCCGGGAAAACCTTCGTCAACATCACGCCAGCTGAGGTTGGTGTCCTGGTTGGCAAAGACCGGTCAAGTTTTTTCGTGAATGGGCTGACACTTGGGGGCCAGAAATGTTCTGTGATCCGGGACTCACTGCTGCAGGACGGGGAATTTACCATGGATCTTCGTACCAAGAGCACTGGCGGAGCCCCCACCTTCAACATTACTGTCACCATGACTGCCAAGACGCTAGTCCTGCTGATGGGCAAAGAAGGTGTCCACGGTGGTATGATCAACAAGAAATGTTATGAAATGGCCTCCCACCTGCGACGTGCCCAGTACTGA